In the genome of Fulvivirga maritima, one region contains:
- a CDS encoding outer membrane protein assembly factor BamB family protein: MKLKKLLEYKLKGERNVSARKPLIIGDHLIIVFTFHKKGGIASRVVCLDKNTFDAVWEYDYLFVINNIQQSPSNNILVCCMDGKLVELDATNGETLNMYELDMYRCGTASLIFDNKLLVGGVQKTTTINCFDFNSSEVKWSFDSQGHSYKPVVDSGKAYICTQHTIRCFDLNTGMVLWEASEESTYMFNPIVYGDLVMVGGHGLVNIYHNESGKLLNQIKTEMAEAIRSIIADGDCIFFGDEAGEFYSFKINREKNGLDEGHVECELLWKFSTKGSIQSFPVISGDQVLFVNDDNKMVCLNKISGDQLCTFNTKGEASTSGIIMEEEIIYTAVGKGFVYKLEQAN, from the coding sequence ATGAAACTCAAAAAATTACTAGAATATAAGTTGAAAGGTGAGCGCAATGTTTCAGCTAGAAAACCATTAATTATTGGCGACCATTTAATAATAGTTTTTACTTTTCATAAAAAGGGAGGCATTGCCAGTAGAGTCGTTTGTTTGGATAAAAACACATTTGACGCCGTTTGGGAATATGATTACCTATTTGTGATAAACAATATACAGCAGTCCCCTTCAAATAACATTTTGGTGTGCTGCATGGATGGTAAATTAGTAGAGCTCGATGCTACTAATGGAGAGACGTTAAATATGTATGAATTGGATATGTATAGATGTGGTACGGCCTCACTGATTTTTGATAATAAGCTATTAGTCGGTGGCGTGCAGAAGACTACTACTATCAATTGTTTTGATTTCAATTCATCAGAAGTAAAATGGTCTTTTGATAGTCAGGGCCACTCTTACAAGCCAGTAGTAGACAGTGGTAAGGCATATATATGCACTCAGCATACTATCAGGTGCTTTGATTTAAATACTGGAATGGTATTGTGGGAGGCTAGTGAGGAAAGTACCTATATGTTTAATCCTATAGTTTATGGTGACTTAGTGATGGTAGGAGGGCATGGTTTGGTCAATATATATCATAATGAAAGCGGTAAACTCCTGAATCAGATTAAAACCGAAATGGCTGAAGCGATTAGAAGTATTATAGCGGATGGAGATTGTATCTTTTTTGGTGATGAAGCAGGTGAATTTTATTCGTTTAAAATTAATAGGGAAAAGAATGGTTTAGATGAAGGTCATGTAGAGTGCGAGCTGCTGTGGAAGTTCTCCACAAAAGGAAGCATTCAAAGTTTTCCTGTGATTAGTGGTGATCAGGTGTTGTTTGTTAACGATGACAATAAAATGGTTTGTCTTAACAAAATATCAGGAGACCAACTCTGCACTTTTAATACCAAAGGAGAGGCAAGCACTTCTGGAATAATTATGGAAGAGGAAATCATCTATACGGCCGTGGGGAAGGGTTTTGTCTATAAACTTGAGCAAGCAAATTAA
- a CDS encoding alpha/beta hydrolase: MKKFFKIFGISLVVLLLLLLGGGVYFYKTNPMLQAIVNNDESKLYYFPSKEMNNMDDLPYKQIVLEVDDSIQIHAYLFEPEQEKQANVFLIHGAGGNVGIYEPMFKTLVNNGFAVYAFDWRGYGESSGTPGYKGVMKDTEVAFEDFIAKTASDSVKNIVYGMSLGGQMAVKITVENESKVDLLVLDATVESAQSLAIDYAPAEFLKEKAKKHPEDFNQDYVAVRDIALIKNTAKLIIHSKKDQDVPFSRGKNVYEAAQEPKEFWETETAHIMTLKDLPEEAVEKINKNLN; encoded by the coding sequence ATGAAGAAGTTTTTTAAAATTTTTGGAATCTCGCTCGTTGTTTTATTGCTCTTGTTATTAGGCGGTGGCGTCTATTTTTATAAGACCAACCCTATGCTGCAAGCTATTGTAAATAATGATGAGTCTAAATTATACTATTTTCCATCAAAGGAAATGAATAATATGGATGATCTTCCCTATAAACAGATTGTATTAGAAGTAGATGATTCTATCCAAATACATGCTTATTTATTTGAGCCAGAACAGGAGAAGCAGGCTAATGTGTTTCTTATTCATGGGGCGGGAGGTAATGTAGGCATTTATGAACCTATGTTTAAGACGTTGGTAAATAATGGTTTTGCTGTATATGCTTTCGACTGGCGAGGTTATGGGGAGTCATCTGGTACTCCTGGTTATAAGGGTGTGATGAAAGATACTGAAGTTGCTTTTGAAGATTTTATTGCAAAGACAGCATCTGATAGTGTTAAAAATATTGTTTATGGCATGTCATTAGGAGGGCAAATGGCGGTTAAAATTACAGTAGAAAATGAAAGTAAAGTAGATCTTCTGGTATTAGACGCTACCGTGGAATCAGCCCAGAGTCTGGCTATTGATTATGCTCCTGCGGAGTTTCTAAAAGAGAAAGCAAAAAAACACCCTGAAGATTTTAATCAGGACTATGTGGCGGTAAGAGATATAGCATTAATCAAGAATACGGCTAAGCTTATTATTCATAGTAAAAAGGATCAGGATGTGCCTTTCAGTAGAGGTAAAAATGTATATGAAGCCGCTCAGGAACCTAAGGAGTTTTGGGAAACAGAGACCGCTCATATTATGACATTAAAAGACTTGCCAGAAGAAGCTGTGGAGAAGATAAACAAAAACCTCAATTAA
- a CDS encoding GNAT family N-acetyltransferase, which yields MSVRRVKPSDNTALANMIKAVFVEHDAPKEGTVYSDPTTNHLYELFQEDKAELWVAEVDGEVIGCCGIYPTSGLPQGCVELVKFYLAPNARGKGIGRALMEKSMESAQNMGYNQVYLESHPKFSKAVGMYEKLGFVMLQEAMGSSGHCGCNIWMLKELNESAN from the coding sequence ATGTCTGTAAGAAGAGTTAAGCCCTCTGATAATACGGCTTTAGCCAATATGATTAAAGCTGTATTTGTAGAGCATGATGCTCCAAAAGAGGGTACAGTGTATTCTGACCCTACCACTAATCATTTATATGAGTTGTTTCAGGAGGATAAAGCAGAGCTGTGGGTAGCAGAAGTGGATGGAGAAGTGATTGGGTGTTGTGGGATATATCCAACCTCTGGTTTACCGCAAGGTTGCGTGGAACTGGTCAAATTCTATTTGGCGCCAAACGCAAGAGGTAAAGGAATCGGTAGAGCTTTAATGGAGAAAAGCATGGAATCTGCTCAGAATATGGGATACAATCAAGTTTATCTGGAGAGTCATCCTAAATTTTCTAAAGCTGTAGGAATGTACGAAAAGCTAGGTTTTGTTATGTTGCAAGAGGCTATGGGATCTTCAGGACATTGTGGTTGTAACATTTGGATGTTGAAAGAGTTGAATGAATCTGCTAACTAA
- a CDS encoding carboxypeptidase-like regulatory domain-containing protein — MKRFIIFHFLISLCITCFSQEAKFLNIQGQVKDENNAPIANAHITIPGRSIGTITNQQGFFNLLTSNTQGHIKVIVTHINYQIHSEEFNPQKTTFLKIELKDRIYQLEEVVIQHSLSAHEIVTKAIKTLESNFQIDSITYTLFTRYSENIQESASLIEEFAFDIYHDEKSKPEFKISKIRAKALDLVGKKRLNNQRLITLHKTEGHIMLRYIPHFLQLNKMKKYNYSIIDETYENENAYYIISIESDRYQKGGIIHVNKNDFGISYIQKITEDEHWKNESRLNRVRVSHYQKVGDKYFFTHGYSEETLHLKQSNMKINLKTASIVIDRANQRNFIKKEEMGLMSQKTTNFLSDFNDPFWKNYGNIPLEKKYEY, encoded by the coding sequence ATGAAAAGATTTATTATATTTCATTTCTTGATTTCCTTATGCATTACATGTTTCTCTCAAGAAGCAAAATTTCTCAACATACAAGGCCAGGTCAAAGATGAGAATAACGCTCCCATTGCTAATGCACATATTACAATACCAGGAAGAAGTATTGGCACTATAACTAACCAACAAGGTTTCTTTAACCTCTTGACTTCTAATACACAGGGTCACATAAAGGTCATTGTAACACACATTAATTATCAAATTCATAGCGAAGAATTCAACCCCCAAAAAACAACGTTTCTCAAAATTGAATTAAAAGACAGAATATACCAGCTTGAGGAAGTGGTAATACAACATTCCTTATCAGCTCATGAAATTGTAACTAAAGCCATAAAAACCCTGGAGAGCAACTTTCAAATCGACTCGATTACTTATACTTTATTTACACGCTACAGTGAGAACATACAAGAGTCGGCATCACTTATAGAAGAATTTGCCTTCGATATTTATCATGACGAAAAATCAAAACCTGAGTTTAAAATCAGCAAAATTAGAGCAAAGGCACTTGATCTAGTGGGCAAAAAACGATTAAATAACCAAAGACTAATAACCCTGCATAAAACAGAAGGTCATATTATGCTAAGGTATATCCCCCATTTTCTTCAACTGAATAAAATGAAAAAATACAATTATTCTATTATCGATGAAACCTATGAAAATGAAAACGCCTATTATATAATATCTATTGAGTCTGATAGATATCAAAAAGGCGGCATTATTCATGTTAACAAAAATGATTTTGGAATATCATATATCCAGAAAATCACAGAAGATGAACACTGGAAGAACGAAAGCAGGCTTAACAGAGTCAGAGTCTCTCACTATCAAAAAGTAGGCGATAAATACTTCTTTACTCATGGCTATTCTGAAGAAACACTACACTTGAAGCAGAGTAATATGAAAATTAATCTTAAGACAGCATCTATTGTAATTGATAGAGCAAATCAACGAAACTTTATAAAAAAAGAAGAAATGGGATTAATGTCACAAAAAACAACCAACTTCTTATCTGACTTTAATGATCCTTTCTGGAAAAACTACGGTAATATTCCCTTAGAAAAGAAATATGAATACTAA
- a CDS encoding DMT family transporter: MTEQAKAYKGILWGVVASLFLSSTFIINSLISGSGGHWTWTANLRTLFLIPILAIVVLLNKQLKPLLTAIRKEPLVFLKWGTTGFGVLYTALALASLISPGWMVAATFQINILAGMLLAPFIYNDHRKFVPKRALMLSVVIIAGVFVMQYEKMSQLEAAGNAFISFFLVMLGAIVWPLGNRKLLVVLEEKNMPLNALQRVLGMSIGCIPLLIVLGIIGYAQSGLPSMGQCEASFYSALFSGFLGGVGFYQATQIVNKNPVALSTIEATQVFEIIFTLIGEMLLTGAPLPGFYGQLGIAIVTVGITCHFWYTIRHTRKMALAT; encoded by the coding sequence ATGACAGAACAAGCTAAAGCATACAAAGGCATACTCTGGGGAGTGGTGGCTTCATTATTTCTATCATCTACTTTTATTATCAATAGCCTTATTTCCGGATCAGGTGGTCACTGGACCTGGACTGCCAACCTACGTACGCTGTTTCTTATACCCATATTGGCAATTGTGGTTTTACTCAACAAGCAATTAAAACCATTATTAACCGCTATTCGTAAGGAACCCTTAGTGTTTCTTAAATGGGGCACCACTGGTTTTGGTGTACTTTATACTGCTTTAGCCTTAGCCTCATTAATATCTCCAGGATGGATGGTAGCAGCCACCTTTCAGATTAACATATTAGCAGGTATGCTGTTAGCTCCTTTCATTTATAATGACCACCGTAAGTTCGTACCCAAAAGAGCGTTAATGCTTTCTGTAGTGATTATTGCAGGTGTTTTTGTAATGCAGTATGAAAAAATGAGCCAACTAGAAGCTGCAGGAAATGCTTTCATCAGCTTTTTTCTAGTCATGTTAGGAGCCATTGTTTGGCCACTGGGCAATCGTAAATTATTAGTGGTGCTAGAAGAGAAAAATATGCCATTAAATGCTCTTCAAAGAGTACTCGGCATGAGTATAGGTTGTATTCCTCTTTTAATAGTGCTTGGTATAATAGGCTATGCTCAATCCGGACTTCCCAGCATGGGGCAATGCGAGGCTTCTTTTTATTCTGCCCTCTTTTCAGGCTTCCTTGGTGGTGTAGGGTTCTATCAGGCCACACAGATTGTAAACAAAAACCCAGTAGCTCTTTCTACCATCGAAGCAACCCAGGTATTTGAAATTATATTTACCCTTATCGGTGAAATGTTACTTACTGGCGCACCCTTACCAGGCTTCTATGGTCAGCTAGGCATTGCCATTGTAACTGTAGGTATAACCTGTCATTTCTGGTATACCATAAGACATACTCGTAAAATGGCTTTGGCAACTTAA
- a CDS encoding AraC family transcriptional regulator — translation MKNSRAQKAGSLPVQELLKGEYLHITRLHKDLNNLSALPHRHDHYELILSAEGKGMHSIDFKPYSISPDRLFFIQKGQVHLIESFERDGWIILFGEELMKRFLNIHPHENKYGILAPYTPTPFIDLDKDLRKILLLIVEQLITELEAEKQDLNLMLHYVSLLLLHANKAHSQQHSDNQLSLDNRPVFHQLNQLIETHFKDQHLAAFYAETLQMDIKKLNRICREATGLTLFQLLQERLLTECKIQLQTSTATVKEICYDLGFNDPAFFGKFFKKHTGVTPADFRNQRTI, via the coding sequence ATGAAAAACAGTCGTGCTCAGAAAGCTGGTAGTTTGCCAGTACAGGAATTATTAAAAGGCGAATATCTGCATATTACTCGTTTGCATAAAGATCTTAATAACCTTTCTGCACTACCTCACCGACATGATCATTATGAGCTTATTCTTAGCGCTGAGGGTAAGGGTATGCATTCTATTGACTTTAAACCTTACTCCATTAGTCCTGATCGCCTGTTTTTTATCCAGAAAGGGCAAGTGCATCTTATTGAAAGTTTCGAAAGAGATGGTTGGATCATCCTATTTGGAGAAGAATTGATGAAAAGGTTTTTGAATATTCACCCTCATGAAAATAAATATGGAATATTAGCCCCCTACACTCCTACTCCTTTTATAGATCTGGATAAAGATTTAAGAAAAATATTACTCCTTATTGTAGAGCAGCTCATTACTGAGTTAGAGGCCGAAAAACAAGATTTGAACCTCATGCTACATTATGTTTCCCTTCTGCTACTGCATGCCAACAAAGCACATAGTCAACAACATAGTGATAATCAGCTAAGCCTTGACAACAGGCCGGTTTTTCATCAGCTTAATCAGTTAATAGAGACCCATTTTAAGGACCAGCATCTGGCCGCTTTTTATGCAGAAACCCTTCAAATGGATATAAAAAAACTGAACCGTATCTGCAGAGAAGCTACTGGGCTTACGCTTTTTCAACTTTTGCAAGAGCGATTGCTCACAGAATGCAAAATACAACTTCAGACTTCCACCGCTACTGTTAAGGAAATCTGTTATGACCTGGGATTTAATGATCCCGCCTTTTTCGGTAAGTTTTTCAAAAAGCACACCGGTGTTACTCCTGCTGACTTCAGAAACCAGCGTACCATATAA
- a CDS encoding cellulase family glycosylhydrolase, with amino-acid sequence MKNYYTLYQELVGKICYTLLIILLAGIMPAYAQLPTANQVADEMTIGWNLGNSLEVPGGETGWGNPPATQQFINQIKAAGFNTLRLPCAWDSHANQSTLQIDAAWLARVKEVVDYGLSNDMYVIINSHWDGGWLEEHPFYSHQQAVNQKQDAYWTQIANYFASYDEHLLFAGTNEVRADYGAPTSEYIEVQESYNQTFVDAVRATGGNNSSRTLIVQTYNTNIWNGLDYFTLPTDPATDRLIVEVHHYDPYDFTLNPDNNAACTVWGQPWAGGDVCNWGQEAYTDDLFGRVKQEWVDNDVPVIIGEFCVSKRLSLSGTALTDHLASREYYLEYISNSASTRGIIPIYWDNGHNGDTGSGIFDRYSGNVTDQGAIDALMAGVSGGTPPPPGSYSISTSTIGSGTITLSPAGGNYTAGTSVTITANPATGWSFDNWSGGLSGSTNPTSVTVNANMNITANFSENQTGTPCSSPTPISTPFSQNGAGSYCWTTSGPISYINSWGLESLTINGVDYTNQWSNALPAQVNGQWVIQYEGSLGWSHFEASSPNSARVGNTEIAKDKEGLKLFPNPFKNVILVKFSDKDQVQRVVLRDLNGKSISTYTVDNSNQLSFGQYLKPGTYLIEVQTNNTRHTYQIVKSE; translated from the coding sequence ATGAAGAACTATTACACTCTTTATCAGGAGTTAGTGGGCAAAATCTGCTATACACTCCTGATCATTCTATTAGCTGGCATTATGCCTGCTTATGCACAACTGCCGACCGCCAATCAGGTAGCCGATGAAATGACTATTGGCTGGAATCTCGGTAACTCACTAGAGGTGCCTGGCGGAGAAACCGGATGGGGAAACCCTCCTGCCACTCAGCAGTTTATTAACCAGATAAAAGCGGCAGGCTTCAACACGCTCAGGCTACCCTGCGCGTGGGATAGTCATGCCAATCAATCTACACTTCAAATAGATGCTGCCTGGTTAGCCAGAGTAAAAGAAGTGGTAGACTACGGACTGAGCAATGATATGTATGTGATTATTAACAGCCACTGGGACGGTGGATGGCTGGAAGAGCACCCTTTCTATAGCCATCAGCAAGCGGTAAACCAAAAGCAAGATGCGTACTGGACACAAATTGCTAATTATTTCGCCAGCTATGATGAACACCTGCTATTTGCTGGCACTAACGAAGTACGTGCCGACTATGGTGCTCCTACCTCAGAATATATTGAGGTGCAAGAGTCTTATAACCAAACATTTGTTGATGCTGTAAGAGCTACAGGCGGAAACAATTCTTCCAGAACATTAATAGTTCAAACCTATAACACTAACATCTGGAACGGTTTGGATTACTTCACCTTACCTACTGATCCTGCCACTGATCGTTTAATTGTGGAAGTACATCATTATGACCCATATGACTTCACGCTCAACCCTGATAATAATGCTGCTTGTACCGTATGGGGGCAGCCATGGGCCGGAGGTGATGTTTGTAACTGGGGACAAGAAGCTTATACTGATGACCTTTTTGGAAGAGTAAAACAAGAATGGGTAGACAATGATGTACCTGTCATCATTGGTGAGTTTTGCGTTAGCAAGCGTCTTTCCCTTTCCGGCACTGCCCTTACTGATCACCTGGCTTCCAGAGAGTACTATTTGGAATACATCTCCAATAGTGCCAGCACCAGAGGCATTATTCCAATATACTGGGATAATGGTCATAATGGTGATACCGGATCAGGAATATTTGATCGCTACTCTGGGAATGTAACTGATCAGGGTGCTATTGATGCGCTGATGGCTGGCGTTTCCGGAGGCACTCCACCACCACCTGGCAGCTATAGCATCAGCACTAGCACCATCGGTTCTGGTACTATAACACTAAGTCCTGCAGGGGGTAATTATACAGCCGGCACCAGTGTAACCATTACTGCCAACCCGGCCACCGGATGGTCTTTTGATAACTGGAGTGGAGGCCTCTCAGGCAGTACTAACCCTACTTCTGTTACGGTGAATGCCAACATGAACATAACCGCTAATTTTAGCGAAAACCAGACAGGCACTCCATGCAGCTCTCCTACTCCTATTAGCACACCATTTTCTCAAAATGGTGCAGGATCATACTGCTGGACTACCTCAGGCCCGATATCATACATCAACAGCTGGGGCTTAGAATCATTAACCATTAATGGTGTTGATTATACAAACCAGTGGTCTAATGCTTTACCCGCGCAAGTCAACGGCCAATGGGTAATTCAATATGAAGGCAGCTTAGGCTGGTCACATTTCGAGGCATCCTCTCCGAACAGTGCCAGAGTAGGCAACACTGAAATAGCTAAAGATAAAGAAGGACTTAAGCTTTTCCCTAACCCTTTCAAAAATGTAATATTAGTGAAATTTTCAGATAAAGATCAGGTGCAACGGGTTGTATTACGAGACCTCAACGGGAAAAGTATAAGCACTTACACGGTAGACAATAGCAACCAATTATCTTTTGGTCAGTATTTAAAACCAGGAACCTATCTAATTGAAGTTCAAACCAATAACACAAGGCACACTTATCAAATAGTGAAAAGCGAATAA
- a CDS encoding DUF4270 family protein, protein MRFFFLLLVIGFGLMISCNEESSTGAQFFNGTSFEFTSWDTLTMDFSTVKFDSITTNSPSVLLMGSYSYEDYGDISSQVYAQVSPAAAYQLDDEYMVYDSIVLVMRYNTYYLGDTTQQFNLEVAEVMEEIELDDDNSALYNTSTFKVSTDEDPAAWLASSEVKMQPFTRDSLEVRISDELGRKWFDESLESNNLFSDDDDFKNEFKGIRIKGDGGAVIGFDTQFEIKVYYTDNSVSPAEQEYMSFTNDATTDITFNHIVSDYENTPLFTTDSEDDDYMLVSSEDTDNRGFIQPGIGVFLRIDFPSLNSIIEDNPDMLLESAYLVLKPVSSQYPSYDMLPTQITVYFVDEDNQTLQSNSTEMELTLNSEFDRNTYYSVDIKEFIDYQLSLDENNENALLLAISTTDDYGIGLDYLTVGDQESDDYEAQLSLNIINLKNE, encoded by the coding sequence ATGAGATTTTTTTTCCTGCTTCTTGTAATTGGGTTTGGGTTGATGATTTCCTGCAACGAGGAGTCTTCAACCGGAGCCCAGTTTTTTAACGGTACTTCTTTTGAGTTTACTTCCTGGGATACGCTTACCATGGATTTTTCTACCGTGAAATTTGATAGCATTACCACTAACAGCCCTTCAGTTTTGTTGATGGGCAGTTATAGTTATGAAGATTATGGAGACATCAGTAGCCAGGTCTATGCTCAGGTGAGTCCGGCCGCTGCTTATCAGCTTGATGATGAATATATGGTATACGATTCTATAGTGCTGGTGATGAGATATAATACTTATTACCTGGGAGATACCACACAGCAGTTTAATCTGGAAGTTGCAGAAGTGATGGAAGAGATAGAGCTGGATGATGATAATTCGGCTTTGTATAATACCAGCACTTTTAAGGTAAGTACAGATGAAGACCCTGCCGCATGGCTGGCATCATCTGAAGTTAAAATGCAACCCTTTACCAGAGATTCTTTAGAGGTAAGAATAAGTGATGAGCTGGGAAGGAAATGGTTTGATGAGTCATTAGAGAGTAATAACTTATTTAGTGATGATGATGATTTTAAAAATGAATTTAAAGGAATAAGAATTAAAGGTGACGGAGGAGCTGTAATAGGTTTTGATACTCAATTCGAAATTAAGGTATATTATACTGATAACAGTGTATCACCAGCCGAGCAGGAGTATATGAGCTTTACGAATGATGCCACTACGGATATCACTTTTAATCATATTGTATCAGATTACGAAAATACTCCGCTATTTACTACAGATTCAGAAGATGATGATTATATGCTGGTGTCGTCAGAAGATACAGACAATAGAGGCTTTATTCAGCCAGGTATAGGAGTATTTTTAAGAATAGATTTTCCATCCTTAAACAGTATAATAGAAGACAACCCTGATATGCTGTTGGAGAGTGCTTACCTCGTGCTAAAGCCGGTGAGCTCACAGTACCCTTCTTATGACATGTTACCAACGCAGATCACGGTATACTTTGTAGATGAAGATAACCAGACCTTGCAATCCAATTCTACGGAAATGGAATTAACACTAAACAGTGAGTTTGATAGGAATACCTATTACTCAGTGGATATAAAGGAATTTATAGATTATCAGCTTTCGCTGGATGAAAATAATGAAAATGCTCTTTTGCTTGCCATAAGTACAACCGATGATTATGGAATTGGCCTGGATTACCTCACTGTGGGTGACCAGGAGAGTGATGACTATGAAGCACAATTAAGTTTAAATATAATAAATCTTAAAAATGAGTAG
- a CDS encoding Kelch repeat-containing protein: MSRQFKFMPLLLVGVISLYLAGCTSDSDESTSEDGNWIKRSSMDGRQRSGAVSFVVGNKAYIGLGFDGDDYLRDFWSYNPDNDNWVKLDSFPGIGRSGAVAFAIGSKGYVGTGYNNDSKELKDFWEYDTENDSWTQVEDYGGSARLHAVAFAYNDRGYVGTGNDGDNYLKDFYSYDPATDSWREEVSIKGEKRDGAVAFTVDDRVFVGTGTNNGIYQTDFFEFVPESTDIWVRMTELDDDDDYAIVRRYGVAFGVEGMGFITTGSSGSNLTTTWAYDPVNDIWEERTAFEGLARQGAIGFTVNGRSFVGLGTNSSQRFDDLWEFLPLDEYDDDPYY, from the coding sequence ATGAGTAGACAGTTCAAATTTATGCCACTGCTGCTGGTGGGAGTAATCAGTTTGTACTTAGCGGGGTGTACCAGTGACAGCGATGAAAGCACCTCAGAAGACGGTAACTGGATTAAAAGAAGCTCAATGGACGGGAGACAGCGTTCTGGTGCTGTTTCATTTGTAGTGGGTAATAAGGCGTATATAGGCCTTGGTTTTGATGGAGATGATTACCTAAGAGATTTTTGGTCATATAATCCGGATAATGATAACTGGGTAAAGCTGGATAGTTTCCCTGGTATTGGCAGGTCAGGAGCTGTGGCTTTTGCTATTGGCAGCAAAGGTTATGTGGGCACTGGTTATAATAATGATAGTAAGGAACTTAAGGATTTTTGGGAATATGATACCGAAAATGACAGTTGGACTCAGGTAGAAGATTATGGCGGTTCGGCCAGATTACATGCTGTGGCTTTTGCATATAATGACAGAGGATATGTAGGAACAGGTAATGATGGTGATAATTACTTAAAAGACTTCTATAGTTATGATCCTGCTACTGACTCTTGGCGTGAAGAGGTGAGTATAAAAGGAGAAAAGAGAGATGGTGCTGTGGCTTTCACGGTAGATGATCGTGTGTTTGTAGGTACTGGAACTAATAATGGAATTTACCAAACAGACTTTTTTGAGTTTGTTCCCGAAAGTACTGACATCTGGGTAAGAATGACTGAGCTTGACGATGATGATGACTATGCCATAGTAAGGCGATATGGAGTAGCTTTTGGCGTGGAAGGAATGGGTTTTATCACTACCGGTAGCTCAGGTTCTAATTTAACTACTACTTGGGCGTATGATCCTGTAAATGATATTTGGGAAGAAAGAACTGCTTTTGAAGGGCTCGCCAGGCAAGGCGCAATAGGCTTTACGGTTAACGGTAGATCATTCGTAGGTTTGGGAACCAATAGCAGTCAGCGTTTTGATGACCTATGGGAATTCCTGCCTTTAGATGAGTATGATGATGATCCGTATTATTAA
- a CDS encoding tetratricopeptide repeat protein has protein sequence MKRNFTFLIILSLFLAACGAKNDTQKQRFLIRGNEALSQQDYREASRFFSEAIKIDSCYTPAINNLGIVYFEQAQYTKAIQEYQRAIQCDPQYLDAYMNRSNAFYERREYYSALEDLKYAESQMPDSSTVYFRKGLVKAKLRKFDEALNEFNTALELDSANVETLINRGSVKYYMHDLEAAEADLKKALDLDVEQSNAYNSLALIEEQRGNYDKALELVNMALTYESLQPYFLNNRGFIYLQKGELEKAKKDIDRSITLDSKNAWAYRNKGWYYYQTEQYDEAVKLLAHALKLDEFVSNIHLYYGLALRATGDEKAACKQLFLAKENKEDVTEELLDSCQ, from the coding sequence ATGAAGCGCAATTTTACCTTCCTGATTATTTTGTCATTATTCTTGGCCGCATGTGGAGCAAAAAATGACACCCAAAAGCAACGTTTTCTTATTAGAGGAAATGAAGCACTCAGTCAGCAAGATTATAGGGAGGCCTCTCGTTTTTTCTCTGAGGCCATAAAAATAGATTCTTGTTATACGCCTGCTATTAATAATCTGGGTATTGTTTATTTTGAACAAGCTCAATACACCAAAGCGATCCAAGAGTACCAGAGAGCCATACAGTGCGACCCTCAGTATCTTGATGCATACATGAATCGTTCTAATGCTTTTTATGAAAGAAGAGAATATTATAGCGCATTAGAAGATTTGAAATATGCAGAGTCTCAAATGCCTGACTCCAGTACAGTCTATTTCAGAAAGGGGCTGGTAAAAGCTAAACTTAGAAAGTTTGATGAAGCGCTTAATGAATTTAATACAGCACTGGAGCTAGATAGTGCTAATGTAGAAACGCTTATTAACAGAGGCTCTGTAAAATATTATATGCATGACCTGGAAGCTGCTGAAGCAGATTTAAAGAAGGCGTTGGACCTGGATGTAGAACAATCTAATGCTTATAACTCATTGGCTTTGATAGAGGAGCAAAGAGGTAATTATGATAAGGCCCTGGAGTTAGTGAATATGGCGCTGACTTACGAATCATTACAACCGTATTTTTTAAATAACAGAGGCTTTATTTATTTACAAAAAGGGGAGCTGGAAAAGGCAAAAAAGGATATTGACAGAAGCATTACTTTAGACTCTAAAAATGCCTGGGCCTATAGAAATAAAGGCTGGTATTACTACCAAACAGAGCAGTATGATGAGGCGGTGAAGCTGTTGGCTCATGCCCTTAAGTTAGATGAATTTGTTTCTAATATTCATCTCTATTATGGCTTGGCATTAAGAGCGACAGGAGATGAGAAAGCGGCTTGTAAACAGCTGTTTCTAGCAAAAGAAAATAAGGAAGATGTTACTGAAGAATTGCTAGATTCTTGTCAATAA